From the Equus przewalskii isolate Varuska chromosome 19, EquPr2, whole genome shotgun sequence genome, one window contains:
- the DUSP22 gene encoding dual specificity protein phosphatase 22 isoform X3, whose product MLEGVKYLCIPAADSPSQNLTRHFKESIKFIHECRLRGEGCLVHCLAGVSRSVTLVIAYIMTVTDFGWEDALHTVRAGRSCANPNLGFQRQLQDFEKHEVHQYRQWLKEEYGESPLRDAEEARNILDLFQPGTQNHAYNGGVNWPPALTSTPFSSLLLPLTNACSSEQAPWDSGRMHRHIPDARKDCHLVGWQLGKLAVTEQVIRTTIGALRTVWEGNRDTPFQFWDEECGVQGRHLRKSNSYGRTEA is encoded by the exons GGGGTTAAATACCTGTGCATTCCAGCAGCGGATTCACCATCTCAAAACCT gaCAAGACATTTCAAAGAGAGCATTAAATTCATTCATGAGTGCCGGCTCAGGGGCGAGGGCTGTCTTGTACACTG CCTGGCCGGCGTCTCCAGGAGCGTGACTCTGGTGATTGCCTACATCATGACCGTCACCGACTTTGGCTGGGAAGACGCCCTGCACACGGTGCGTGCAGGGAGGTCCTGTGCCAACCCCAACCTGGGCTTCCAGAGACAGCTCCAGGACTTTGAGAAGCATGAAGTGCACCAG TACCGGCAGTGGCTGAAGGAAGAATATGGAGAGAGCCCTTTGCGGGATGCAGAAGAAGCCAGAAACATCCTGG ATCTGTTCCAGCCTGGAACTCAGAATCATGCCTACAATGGAGGAGTTAACTGGCCACCTGCGCTTACCTCCACTCCATTCAGTTCTTTGCTCCTTCCTTTGACAAATGCATGTTCATCAGAGCAGGCGCCTTGGGACTCAGGCAGGATGCACAGACATATTCCTGATGCCCGGAAAGACTGTCATTTGGTGGGTTGGCAGTTAGGAAAATTGGCAGTTACAGAGCAGGTCATAAGGACTACCATAGGTGCTCTCCGTACTGTGTGGGAAGGAAATAGGGACACACCATTCCAGTTTTGGGATGAGGAATGTGGTGTTCAGGGAAGGCATCTCAGAAAAAGTAACAGCTATGGGAGAACTGAAGCATAA
- the DUSP22 gene encoding dual specificity protein phosphatase 22 isoform X5, translating into MLEGVKYLCIPAADSPSQNLTRHFKESIKFIHECRLRGEGCLVHCLAGVSRSVTLVIAYIMTVTDFGWEDALHTVRAGRSCANPNLGFQRQLQDFEKHEVHQYRQWLKEEYGESPLRDAEEARNILGLVLPPFPLCKTPRGRHLKLTSKKLLSQKQPVRVSRQRGELKGRPSSCKRRPSQNPGWPQEGQQEARLPPEGGSRGRGRMGALTSPQC; encoded by the exons GGGGTTAAATACCTGTGCATTCCAGCAGCGGATTCACCATCTCAAAACCT gaCAAGACATTTCAAAGAGAGCATTAAATTCATTCATGAGTGCCGGCTCAGGGGCGAGGGCTGTCTTGTACACTG CCTGGCCGGCGTCTCCAGGAGCGTGACTCTGGTGATTGCCTACATCATGACCGTCACCGACTTTGGCTGGGAAGACGCCCTGCACACGGTGCGTGCAGGGAGGTCCTGTGCCAACCCCAACCTGGGCTTCCAGAGACAGCTCCAGGACTTTGAGAAGCATGAAGTGCACCAG TACCGGCAGTGGCTGAAGGAAGAATATGGAGAGAGCCCTTTGCGGGATGCAGAAGAAGCCAGAAACATCCTGG GGTTGGTATTGCCACCTTTCCCTTTGTGCAAGACTCCACGTGGAAGGCATTTGAAGTTGACATCCAAAAAGCTGCTCAGCCAGAAGCAGCCTGTGCGTGTGAGCAGACAGCGAGGAGAACTCAAGGGGAGGCCGAGCAGCTGCAAGCGGCGGCCTTCCCAGAACCCAGGGTGGCCACaagaggggcagcaggaggccagACTCCCTCCTGAGGGTGGTTCCAGGGGCCGTGGAAGGATGGGTGCTCTGACGTCGCCTCAGTGTTAA